A genomic window from Purpureocillium takamizusanense chromosome 2, complete sequence includes:
- a CDS encoding uncharacterized protein (EggNog:ENOG503PZFH), whose product MPHTASTRSVVPGASVPQPNVKRRRGSSASSPIYVSSIRADGRQATAAAALLCPSCAAGTKSMSSTTTTSPEARQRLFDALEKGERSAAAMTKPIASPEQLTEVQLTRCFDILHACGRATDTQATLATTRHSIDGFLEAVFQDWSSETSDELLRPELEFMVDAEVVAGRICVSPSKHITISDCTSARPPCTVEVAASAAYSSNPAMLKQELLTTDPFTRQPEATCLLGRGDVRWVSTDWKATLRQTLLSKVVAKAAKFNKHLAIWKARRLIVAWSRGCVEVGVGDAEDEEAGFVGREQAELALMCFGG is encoded by the exons ATGCCTCATACCGCCTCCACCCGCAGCGTCGTGCCCGGCGCCAGCGTCCCCCAGCCAAACgtcaagcgccgccgcggatcatccgcctcctcgcccatcTACGTGTCCTCCATCCGCGCAGACGGCCGGCAagctaccgccgccgcggcgctgttGTGCCCCTCGTGCGCCGCGGGGACAAAGAGTatgagctcgacgacgaccacatCGCCAGAAGCACGGCAGCGGCTCTTCGACGCGCTCGAAAAGGGCGagcgctccgccgccgccatgactAAACCCATTGCGTCGCCCGAGCAGCTCACCGAAGTGCAGCTCACGCGTTGCTTCGATATCCTGCACGCGTGCGGGCGCGCGACGGATACGCAGGCGACGCTCGCGACTACGCGCCACAGCATCGACGGGTTCCTCGAGGCTGTATTCCAGGACTGGTCGAGCGAGACGTctgacgagctgctgcgcccaGAGCTGGAGTTTATGGTGGacgccgaggtggtggcTGGGCGCATCTGTG TCTCCCCGTCCAAGCACATCACCATCTCCGACTGCACCAGCGCGCGCCCCCCCTGCACCGTCGAagtcgccgcctcggccgcatACAGCAGCAACCCGGCGATGCTGAAGCAGGAGCTCCTGACGACGGACCCGTTCACGCGGCAGCCCGAGGCGACGTGCctgctgggccgcggcgacgtgcgCTGGGTGAGCACCGACTGGAAGGCGACGCTGCGGCAGACGCTGCTCAGCAAGGtggtggccaaggcggccaagttCAACAAGCATCTGGCGATATGGAAGGCGCGCAGGCTCATCGTGGCGTGGAGCAGGGGTTGCGTCGAGGTGGGCGTTGGAGAcgcggaagacgaggaggctgGCTTTGTGGGACGAGAGCAGGCGGAGCTGGCGCTCATGTGCTTTGGGGGATGA
- a CDS encoding uncharacterized protein (COG:S~EggNog:ENOG503P5WI), whose amino-acid sequence MSAQEQKPVAAGQQHSNGPIDAADLDGWKNRFNEVLARPSEHINSKSPSGSQSWFAGFFDCFSPIDTCLITYCLPCVTFGKTHHRIHKNGDLTGYEPINTSCLLFCGSGCFGLHWIPMSMQRQNIREKYNLEGSCLMDIALSCCCWCCTLVQADKEAEHREGLLQGNAGVQQQYQSNTEMQYPGK is encoded by the exons ATGAGCGCCCAGGAGCagaagcccgtcgccgccggccagcagcacagcaACGGCCCTatcgatgccgccgacctcgacggctgGAAGAACCGTTTCAACGAGGTGCTCGCGCGCCCGAGCGAGCACATCAACTCCAAGTCCCCCTCGGGTTCGCAGAGCTGGTTCGCCGGCTTCTTCGACTGCTTCAGCCCCATCGACACCTGCCTGATCACTTACTGCCTGCCCTGCGTCACCTTTGGCAAGACCCACCACCGCATCCACAAGAATGGCGACCTGACCGGCTACGAGCCCATCAACACTTCG TGCCTCCTGTTCTGCGGCTCGGGCTGCTTCGGCCTGCACTGGATCCCCATGTCCATGCAGCGCCAGAACATCCGCGAAAAGTACAACCTCGAGGGCAGCTGCCTTATGGACATTGCCCtctcgtgctgctgctggtgctgcaccctcgtccaggccgacaaggaggccgagcACCGCGAGGGCCTGCTGCAAGGCAACGCCGGTGTCCAGCAGCAGTACCAGTCCAACACCGAGATGCAGTACCCTGGCAAATAA